From Rubripirellula reticaptiva, the proteins below share one genomic window:
- a CDS encoding DOMON domain-containing protein — protein sequence MFRFELNLQENPCTWSSKGLKLPPECRLPSLGALGDRPVFADVRMAWCKAGIGLQISVNGKRQLPWCRDSRLEDSDGFHFWIDTRCSPLIHRATQYCHRFLFMPAGGGPKREHATAAMIPINRARLHPKAISPGQLKIVGLPRHDGYEMSGFVPADAMTGFDPSDQPRVSLYFAVIDRELGWQTMALGPEYPVIEDPSLWGEAVLVSTKD from the coding sequence TTGTTTCGATTTGAACTGAATTTGCAGGAAAATCCGTGCACTTGGTCCAGCAAAGGACTGAAGTTGCCGCCGGAATGTCGTTTGCCGTCGCTGGGTGCCCTTGGCGACCGACCCGTTTTTGCCGACGTTCGGATGGCTTGGTGCAAAGCCGGAATCGGGCTTCAGATCAGCGTCAATGGAAAACGCCAATTGCCCTGGTGCCGAGACTCGCGACTGGAAGATAGTGACGGATTTCACTTTTGGATCGATACGCGTTGCAGCCCGCTGATCCACCGAGCGACTCAATATTGCCATCGATTCCTGTTCATGCCGGCCGGGGGTGGCCCTAAACGCGAACATGCTACCGCGGCGATGATCCCAATCAACCGAGCTCGCTTGCACCCCAAAGCGATTAGTCCTGGCCAACTAAAGATCGTCGGTTTGCCACGCCATGACGGATACGAAATGTCAGGCTTTGTTCCAGCCGACGCGATGACCGGCTTTGACCCGTCGGACCAGCCTCGCGTCAGCCTGTACTTTGCCGTGATCGACCGAGAACTTGGCTGGCAAACGATGGCACTTGGGCCTGAATACCCCGTCATCGAAGACCCAAGCTTGTGGGGCGAAGCCGTCTTGGTCAGCACAAAGGATTAA
- a CDS encoding CDP-alcohol phosphatidyltransferase family protein, giving the protein MSKRVSHSLLDPYIGPPLAALYPRLPIPRWFPPEGIVAIGHLSAIGGAIGLAISTQVWWGGLIAAVGIAGNHFADCIDGRHARATGQCRNGGELLDHFTDPLSFTYWMVGLAVACGRLDLGLVAVIALMAMAVLTNLRAKLTGEFTLAAFGPTEFKSLLAGFGVVLAIIGSLAGLEIALASATVGLATLCILGVTLLPIQLFQSVREVNRFGGQPDTSDWETTRSTTHPAAQKNSAA; this is encoded by the coding sequence ATGTCGAAACGAGTTTCCCACAGCCTGCTGGATCCCTACATCGGTCCGCCTCTCGCCGCTCTCTATCCTCGCTTGCCAATCCCAAGGTGGTTTCCACCCGAAGGAATTGTGGCGATCGGACACTTGTCTGCGATCGGCGGTGCGATTGGCTTAGCCATTTCGACTCAGGTCTGGTGGGGCGGTTTGATTGCCGCCGTCGGCATTGCCGGAAATCACTTTGCCGATTGCATCGACGGCCGGCATGCTCGTGCGACCGGCCAGTGTCGGAACGGTGGCGAACTGTTGGACCACTTTACCGATCCGTTGTCATTCACGTATTGGATGGTCGGGTTAGCGGTCGCATGCGGACGGTTGGACCTCGGCTTGGTTGCCGTCATCGCGCTGATGGCGATGGCCGTACTGACGAACTTGCGAGCCAAGTTGACGGGCGAGTTTACTCTGGCCGCGTTTGGTCCGACCGAGTTCAAGTCGCTGTTGGCTGGGTTTGGTGTCGTGCTGGCGATCATCGGTTCACTCGCCGGATTGGAAATCGCGTTGGCAAGTGCCACGGTGGGGCTGGCGACGCTTTGCATCCTTGGCGTCACGCTGCTGCCGATTCAGTTGTTCCAGTCTGTTCGCGAAGTCAACCGCTTCGGTGGCCAGCCTGACACTAGCGATTGGGAAACAACTCGCAGCACGACGCATCCGGCAGCGCAAAAAAACAGCGCCGCTTGA
- a CDS encoding superoxide dismutase family protein, which translates to MIRSTFSFASAFAVAALMMQSSFAQETKAHDHEHAGAHAAMPTLGVAVIQPTAGGKVRGMLRLMQKGENLQVMGKIRNLTPGDHGFHIHEFGDMRNMKDGTSAGGHFNPSGVPHGAPGHGHVGDLGNITANAEGEATVDVTLEHTMLHFILGRSFVVHAGKDDLTSQPSGDAGPRVGVGIIGAGNPEYKAAGK; encoded by the coding sequence ATGATTCGATCCACGTTTTCCTTTGCTTCCGCGTTTGCTGTTGCTGCATTGATGATGCAATCAAGCTTTGCTCAAGAGACGAAAGCACACGACCACGAACACGCCGGCGCGCACGCTGCCATGCCGACTCTTGGCGTTGCGGTGATCCAGCCGACCGCCGGCGGCAAAGTTCGCGGCATGCTGCGTTTGATGCAAAAGGGTGAAAACCTGCAAGTGATGGGCAAGATTCGCAATCTGACGCCTGGTGACCATGGGTTTCACATCCATGAGTTTGGCGACATGCGAAACATGAAAGATGGCACCAGCGCCGGCGGTCACTTCAACCCAAGCGGCGTGCCACACGGCGCCCCTGGTCACGGTCACGTCGGTGACTTGGGCAACATCACTGCAAACGCCGAAGGCGAAGCAACAGTTGATGTCACGCTCGAGCACACGATGTTGCACTTCATCTTGGGTCGCAGCTTTGTTGTCCATGCTGGCAAGGATGACTTGACCAGCCAACCCAGTGGTGACGCTGGCCCTCGCGTCGGCGTTGGTATCATCGGCGCTGGAAATCCAGAGTACAAAGCCGCCGGCAAGTAA
- a CDS encoding LamG-like jellyroll fold domain-containing protein yields MPIRSPLPIPAFQIAFLLVCSIVPTAALAHDGQGEHSHDHESGKAIFTTRGESRTLPMAKEEDAFQFIVYGDRTGGVPEGLRVLEQAVADTNLLDPDMVMTVGDLIQGYNETEEWMEQMTEYKDIMNQLKMKWFPVAGNHDVYWRGRTEPPQGEHEASYEKHFGPLWYSFAHKNSAFVVLYSDEGDREKNVKGFNSGKLQTMSDEQLDFLRKALEQHKSAAHVFVFLHHPRWTGRGYTGGNWDVVHEMLKSAGNVSAVFAGHIHHMRFDGPKDGIAYYTLATTGGHLSAEIPGAGYLHHLNVVTVRPAGVTVAALPIGSVIDPTEFTPEFLAEIEKAQRIRPEQTDHQMQLQVDGSASGSVTFEIKNPALRPVDLTVSLDQIGTDWKSSLDHDHFKIQSGESKVIEVALRRLADPESTLSVPKIRLDMEYVGESARIAMPPVLTPVSMRLSAVPADYFANQPDRCLNMTTEQDAVRIESSELNLPDGPFTVEAWFNPDQSAGMRGAIAKTQGSEFAIFIDEGVPQFDVHLNGKYVSAKATKKMLNHKWTHVAGLYDGTEVRVYVDGKLAGSKTASGKRTRNDLPLYIGADTNENGSAVRGFLGKINEVRITEGAAYEADFTPEKRHEVTPATRLLMHLDRTLGPFVLDHSSSATMGLLGSDDRLVPAE; encoded by the coding sequence ATGCCGATCCGATCGCCGTTGCCAATCCCCGCTTTTCAGATTGCTTTCCTGCTGGTTTGTTCAATCGTTCCCACAGCCGCTCTGGCTCACGACGGCCAAGGCGAACATTCGCACGATCATGAATCGGGGAAGGCAATTTTCACCACTCGCGGCGAATCGCGTACCTTGCCGATGGCAAAAGAGGAAGACGCTTTTCAGTTCATTGTGTACGGCGATCGTACGGGCGGAGTTCCCGAAGGCTTGCGTGTCCTTGAACAAGCCGTTGCCGATACCAACTTGCTGGATCCCGACATGGTGATGACCGTCGGTGACCTGATCCAGGGGTACAACGAGACGGAAGAGTGGATGGAGCAGATGACCGAATACAAGGACATCATGAACCAGTTGAAAATGAAGTGGTTCCCGGTCGCTGGCAACCACGACGTCTATTGGCGAGGCAGGACCGAGCCGCCGCAGGGCGAACACGAAGCAAGCTACGAAAAGCATTTCGGTCCGCTGTGGTATTCGTTCGCACACAAGAATTCAGCGTTCGTTGTTCTGTACAGTGACGAGGGCGACCGCGAAAAGAACGTCAAGGGATTCAATTCCGGCAAGCTGCAAACGATGAGCGATGAACAGCTCGACTTCCTTCGCAAAGCGCTCGAACAACACAAATCGGCTGCCCACGTTTTCGTCTTTTTGCACCACCCGCGATGGACAGGCCGTGGATACACGGGCGGCAACTGGGACGTCGTTCATGAAATGCTGAAATCTGCGGGCAATGTCTCAGCCGTGTTCGCCGGACACATTCACCACATGCGTTTCGATGGTCCCAAAGATGGCATTGCGTACTACACCCTGGCGACGACCGGCGGTCACTTGTCAGCCGAAATCCCAGGCGCCGGATACTTGCATCACTTAAACGTGGTTACAGTTCGCCCGGCCGGCGTGACCGTCGCGGCGCTGCCAATCGGATCGGTCATCGACCCGACTGAATTCACACCCGAATTTCTAGCTGAAATCGAAAAGGCACAACGAATTCGACCTGAACAGACTGATCACCAAATGCAACTGCAAGTCGATGGATCGGCGTCCGGTTCGGTGACGTTCGAGATCAAGAACCCGGCACTTCGGCCAGTCGACTTGACGGTATCGTTGGATCAAATCGGGACGGATTGGAAATCATCGCTTGACCATGATCACTTTAAGATCCAGTCGGGCGAATCCAAAGTCATCGAGGTGGCACTTCGTCGCTTGGCTGACCCTGAATCGACGTTGAGTGTTCCCAAAATTCGCTTGGACATGGAATACGTTGGCGAATCGGCGCGAATCGCGATGCCACCTGTCCTGACACCTGTTTCGATGCGTTTGTCGGCGGTCCCTGCTGATTATTTTGCCAACCAACCTGATCGATGTTTGAACATGACGACCGAACAGGATGCAGTCCGAATCGAATCGTCCGAATTGAATCTGCCCGATGGACCGTTCACCGTAGAAGCTTGGTTCAATCCCGACCAATCGGCTGGGATGCGAGGTGCGATCGCCAAAACACAGGGCAGCGAGTTTGCGATCTTCATCGACGAAGGTGTGCCACAGTTTGACGTCCACTTGAACGGCAAATACGTCAGTGCGAAAGCAACGAAAAAGATGCTCAACCATAAGTGGACGCATGTCGCCGGCTTGTACGACGGAACCGAAGTACGCGTCTATGTGGACGGAAAATTGGCCGGTTCGAAAACCGCTAGCGGAAAACGAACTCGTAACGATTTGCCGCTGTATATCGGTGCAGACACGAACGAAAACGGATCAGCGGTGCGAGGTTTTCTTGGCAAAATCAATGAAGTTCGCATCACCGAAGGCGCCGCCTACGAAGCCGACTTTACGCCCGAAAAACGTCATGAAGTCACTCCTGCGACCAGATTGCTGATGCACTTGGACCGGACTCTTGGGCCGTTTGTGCTAGACCACAGCAGTTCGGCAACGATGGGATTGTTGGGGTCTGACGACCGACTTGTCCCGGCCGAGTAG
- a CDS encoding endonuclease/exonuclease/phosphatase family protein produces the protein MHTSKTTSQTISIARTFACLLVMSVVVLVTGGCDPAPVSVSSSTPAEIPAATVAESIPQPKAIDATVDAPLDQPTNAWGELISVVPSEFPDDDAIRVLAWNIESEGANADTIADQIMALPRYDIYGFSEVRPQDFATIRDRLGNDYACRYSKSGYNDRLAYAIRKDRFQIVNQYELKEFESHTLNPGNYRSPYITEVKDIKTGRELTLVLNHLARGKAEIRQAQAAGLSAWAASLGDTPLIAIGDYNFDYVFATDKGNDAFDVFLKNDVVKWVRPTPMVDSNWFDGNGDGVDDYPGSLLDFVFVGGEAKTWKSECRVLVREGDFPDDKITSDHRPVEFTILPQAN, from the coding sequence GTGCACACATCGAAAACTACCTCGCAAACTATTTCCATCGCCCGCACCTTCGCCTGCCTGCTGGTCATGTCGGTTGTCGTTCTGGTGACTGGCGGTTGTGATCCCGCGCCGGTGTCCGTGTCTTCGTCGACACCGGCTGAAATTCCGGCTGCGACCGTTGCTGAATCGATTCCGCAGCCCAAGGCGATTGATGCGACAGTCGACGCGCCGCTGGATCAGCCGACCAACGCTTGGGGCGAATTGATTTCGGTTGTGCCTAGCGAATTTCCGGATGACGATGCGATCCGAGTCTTGGCCTGGAACATTGAATCCGAAGGCGCCAACGCCGATACGATTGCCGACCAGATCATGGCGCTGCCGCGTTACGACATCTATGGATTTTCGGAAGTGCGTCCGCAAGATTTTGCGACGATCCGTGATCGCTTGGGCAACGACTATGCCTGTCGATACAGCAAGTCGGGGTACAACGACCGGTTGGCCTATGCGATTCGCAAAGACCGCTTCCAGATCGTGAACCAATACGAATTGAAAGAGTTCGAATCTCACACGCTGAATCCGGGAAACTACCGTTCGCCGTACATCACCGAAGTGAAGGACATCAAGACGGGACGTGAGTTGACGCTGGTGCTGAACCACTTGGCTCGAGGGAAAGCCGAAATTCGCCAGGCACAAGCGGCGGGATTGAGTGCCTGGGCAGCATCGCTTGGCGACACGCCGCTGATCGCGATCGGCGACTATAACTTCGATTACGTTTTCGCGACCGACAAAGGCAACGATGCGTTTGACGTGTTTTTGAAAAACGACGTCGTCAAATGGGTACGTCCAACGCCGATGGTGGATTCAAACTGGTTCGACGGAAACGGCGACGGAGTCGATGACTATCCGGGGTCGCTGCTGGACTTTGTCTTCGTCGGCGGCGAGGCAAAGACATGGAAGTCGGAATGCCGCGTCCTAGTACGTGAAGGCGACTTCCCTGACGACAAAATCACCAGCGATCACCGCCCGGTTGAGTTCACGATCTTACCGCAGGCGAATTAA
- a CDS encoding cupin domain-containing protein, translated as MNDNQPTKMFDLSIASGEPEGKPKLVLQNESFKHMRLAMPAGKTIPEHKAAKEITVLCLSGRVAFTASEESFAMNAGNLISLSAGELHSLTATTDSVVIITMAK; from the coding sequence ATGAACGACAATCAACCGACCAAAATGTTCGACCTATCCATTGCAAGCGGCGAGCCGGAAGGAAAACCGAAGTTGGTATTACAGAACGAATCATTCAAGCACATGCGACTTGCGATGCCGGCTGGCAAGACGATTCCCGAACACAAAGCGGCCAAAGAGATCACGGTGCTGTGTCTGAGTGGCCGAGTCGCGTTCACCGCGTCGGAGGAATCATTTGCAATGAATGCCGGCAATCTGATCAGCCTGAGCGCTGGCGAATTGCACTCGTTGACCGCGACAACGGACAGCGTCGTGATCATCACGATGGCAAAGTAA
- a CDS encoding YwiC-like family protein, whose amino-acid sequence MTTGTLQPIEAAEPTATITQPDPGHVPNKPRRSFETAAKLKPKEHGAYAILGIPIVTSLLIAGATVVGVCVAAASIAGFMAHEPLVVALGHRGSRAQRTTPAARKRTLLLVGMMIFCGSTAMALGTNDVRLSLVACLLMAVVSFIIAIAGCHRTAVGQLWGVVGLSVPCVPILLAGPTSPALAIQLWAMWLIGFTSTTMAVRSVIAAQKRSPRVTHWIAILALVALAGSIVFAGHSIAIVTAPMLAMSLLLLIFPPPAKQLKRVGWTLVVGTAASAAWMITIT is encoded by the coding sequence ATGACAACCGGAACCCTTCAGCCGATCGAAGCGGCGGAACCAACAGCCACGATCACTCAACCAGATCCAGGTCATGTCCCGAACAAGCCGCGACGTAGTTTCGAAACGGCGGCCAAGTTGAAGCCGAAAGAGCACGGCGCGTATGCGATTCTGGGAATTCCGATTGTCACATCGCTGTTGATTGCCGGTGCGACGGTGGTGGGCGTTTGCGTTGCAGCCGCATCGATCGCCGGCTTCATGGCGCACGAACCGCTCGTGGTTGCTCTTGGTCACCGCGGTTCACGTGCACAGCGAACCACGCCGGCGGCGAGAAAGCGAACGTTGTTACTAGTTGGCATGATGATTTTCTGTGGCAGCACGGCGATGGCGTTGGGCACCAACGACGTTCGCTTGTCGTTGGTCGCTTGTTTGTTGATGGCCGTGGTCAGCTTTATCATCGCGATCGCTGGATGTCATCGCACTGCGGTCGGTCAACTTTGGGGCGTCGTCGGCTTGTCGGTTCCCTGTGTCCCGATACTGCTTGCCGGTCCGACTTCGCCCGCCCTTGCGATACAGTTGTGGGCGATGTGGTTGATTGGATTCACGTCAACAACAATGGCCGTTCGCAGCGTCATCGCAGCGCAAAAACGGTCGCCACGTGTGACTCACTGGATCGCGATCTTGGCGCTGGTGGCGTTGGCGGGCAGCATCGTATTTGCTGGACACTCGATCGCAATCGTGACGGCACCGATGTTGGCGATGAGCTTGTTACTGTTAATCTTTCCGCCGCCGGCCAAGCAACTCAAACGAGTGGGTTGGACATTGGTGGTTGGCACGGCCGCGTCCGCAGCCTGGATGATAACGATCACGTAG
- a CDS encoding GxxExxY protein, with protein sequence MTNERERNQQDHRYDCNRSSSNSWRPRRLLESVYEEALAYEPKQSGCEVKRQTQTHIHYKDVTLSTPLRINFVVNDLVIVESKAVSQYNAISATRVPTYLRLRNLMLGRLINFDEHLVKMAFIMS encoded by the coding sequence GTGACCAATGAACGAGAACGAAATCAACAAGATCATCGTTACGACTGCAATCGAAGTTCATCGAACTCTTGGCGGCCAAGGAGACTGCTTGAATCCGTCTACGAAGAAGCCCTTGCCTACGAACCGAAGCAATCTGGATGCGAAGTCAAACGTCAAACGCAAACACACATTCATTACAAAGACGTCACGCTTTCCACACCGCTTCGGATCAACTTTGTGGTCAATGACTTGGTTATCGTCGAGAGCAAGGCGGTCTCGCAATACAACGCGATCTCCGCAACCCGAGTGCCAACCTATCTGAGGCTGCGCAACCTGATGTTGGGTAGGCTGATCAACTTCGATGAGCACTTGGTCAAAATGGCATTCATCATGTCGTGA
- the fucP gene encoding L-fucose:H+ symporter permease, with product MTDHDAQSDGSVTDDRRTDLPVVPRKFLYPFVIVTTLFALWGFANDITNPLVRAFKEIFLISNAQSSLVQWAFYGGYATMAIPAALVIRKVSYKSGIIIGLLLYAIGALLTIPASLLMDFNIFLVGFYVLTFGLAFLETTANPYILSMGPRETATQRLNLAQAFNPIGSLTGMVVASTFILPGLQVSEFRDAQQKAHPEYATMLPSEVDGLITQTMVQHAEDQPEARQEMVAHDLSVVKTPYVVIAMVVLAMLVVFAVSKLPDTGGEEDEIAIMTLMKHLMTNWQYVGGVIAQAFYVGAQIMCWTFIIHYGMTLVGLSAAQAQNYNIVAMVIFLASRFICTFILKFLSPGLLLGILAVGGCLLTIGAIFVQGLPGLYCLIAVSACMSLMFPTIYGIALSGLTPNDAKLGSAGLIFAIVGGAFMPRYQGALIDGEGMTIAGQALESVRVSFFLPLICFVVIAIFGFAVYLFAGKQDSGHSSAKGATA from the coding sequence ATGACTGATCACGACGCTCAATCCGACGGTAGTGTTACCGACGACAGACGTACTGACTTGCCTGTGGTGCCTCGCAAGTTCCTTTATCCCTTCGTGATTGTGACAACGCTGTTCGCGTTGTGGGGATTCGCCAACGATATCACCAACCCGTTGGTGCGAGCGTTCAAAGAGATCTTTTTAATCAGCAACGCACAAAGTAGCCTGGTTCAGTGGGCTTTCTATGGCGGCTATGCAACGATGGCGATCCCGGCGGCTCTGGTGATCCGCAAGGTCTCGTACAAGTCGGGGATCATCATCGGTCTGTTGCTTTACGCGATCGGCGCGCTGCTGACGATACCCGCCAGTTTGTTGATGGACTTCAATATTTTTCTGGTTGGGTTTTACGTGCTGACCTTTGGTCTCGCGTTCTTGGAAACGACCGCGAACCCGTACATTTTGTCGATGGGACCTCGCGAGACTGCGACGCAGCGGTTGAACCTTGCACAAGCTTTCAACCCGATCGGATCGTTGACCGGGATGGTTGTCGCAAGCACGTTCATTTTGCCAGGACTACAAGTCTCCGAGTTTCGTGACGCCCAACAAAAGGCTCACCCCGAATACGCCACGATGTTGCCCAGTGAAGTTGATGGATTGATCACGCAAACGATGGTGCAGCACGCCGAAGATCAACCCGAAGCGCGGCAAGAAATGGTGGCTCACGATTTGAGCGTGGTGAAGACGCCGTACGTCGTCATCGCGATGGTCGTGCTTGCGATGTTGGTCGTCTTTGCAGTCTCGAAACTGCCGGACACGGGTGGCGAAGAAGACGAGATCGCAATCATGACGCTAATGAAGCACTTGATGACCAATTGGCAATACGTTGGCGGTGTCATAGCACAAGCGTTTTACGTGGGCGCACAAATCATGTGCTGGACGTTCATCATTCACTACGGCATGACGCTGGTGGGACTCAGTGCGGCACAGGCCCAGAACTACAATATTGTTGCGATGGTGATCTTCTTGGCCAGTCGGTTTATCTGCACCTTCATCCTGAAATTCCTCTCGCCTGGATTGTTGTTGGGGATTTTGGCGGTGGGTGGCTGCTTGCTGACAATCGGAGCGATTTTCGTTCAAGGGTTGCCGGGTTTGTATTGCCTGATTGCTGTTTCAGCGTGCATGTCGTTGATGTTTCCGACGATCTATGGCATCGCGCTGAGCGGGTTGACGCCGAATGATGCTAAGTTGGGTTCGGCCGGCTTAATCTTTGCGATTGTTGGCGGTGCCTTCATGCCTCGATACCAAGGCGCTTTGATCGACGGCGAAGGGATGACGATTGCAGGGCAAGCTTTAGAGTCCGTTCGCGTTTCGTTCTTTTTGCCACTGATCTGTTTCGTTGTCATCGCGATCTTCGGTTTCGCGGTCTACTTGTTCGCTGGCAAACAGGATTCGGGTCATAGCAGTGCCAAGGGAGCAACCGCATGA
- a CDS encoding vWA domain-containing protein, producing the protein MTVTSSPASFDDELVVVSNGNEFLRIVSEDLPAATAGGFYRPQDRGLTIVSDGESPFEIPAAQLEWAKANGFRDVMRTPLSTGDFQDKTAAIDLEYLNELSVGNVESHDEIASELEGIEGWRRGLLRLRFWMDARRAQLGRQLGGAGISVLVHVAVILLLASFVFIEEQPEMLGFVASVSSTDDVIDEVIVDVTPLEIAEPIDVAQPDPQPEPSEVPMELIDVVPDLAGVIVGEAIKPPAKPVTSPTQKPVTPTVFGSQMAATNYVFVIDNSNSMTKGRFETALYELMLTINQLTPKQRFYVIFYSDTAYPMMHPDAVLKLVPATDRNKQYLFQWLQTVPLCLKTNGKEAIGAAFRLEPDVIYVLGDGAFTDKAAQFYASRPNPRVIVHTRGMEVKPSDAVEFKKLANAHRGTYKDVGVSPQGVQMAKQYPRPRNNIRGPVWGLTLPVTANKK; encoded by the coding sequence ATGACAGTCACGTCATCGCCGGCTAGTTTCGACGATGAATTGGTTGTTGTTTCGAACGGCAACGAGTTCTTGCGCATCGTGAGTGAAGATTTGCCAGCCGCTACGGCGGGCGGTTTTTATAGGCCACAAGACCGCGGTTTGACCATCGTCAGTGACGGCGAGAGCCCGTTTGAGATTCCGGCCGCTCAGTTGGAATGGGCCAAGGCGAACGGTTTCCGCGACGTAATGAGGACGCCGTTGTCGACCGGCGATTTCCAGGACAAGACTGCCGCCATTGATCTTGAGTATCTGAACGAATTGAGCGTGGGCAACGTCGAATCGCACGACGAGATCGCTAGCGAGTTGGAAGGCATCGAAGGTTGGCGGCGCGGTTTGCTGCGTTTGCGGTTCTGGATGGACGCGCGGCGTGCCCAGTTGGGCCGACAACTTGGTGGCGCCGGGATCAGTGTTCTGGTGCACGTCGCTGTGATTTTGTTGCTGGCGAGTTTTGTGTTCATTGAAGAACAGCCTGAGATGCTGGGATTCGTTGCGTCAGTTTCATCGACGGATGACGTCATCGACGAAGTCATCGTGGATGTAACACCGCTCGAGATTGCCGAACCAATAGACGTCGCCCAACCGGATCCCCAGCCCGAGCCGAGCGAGGTGCCAATGGAGCTGATAGACGTGGTTCCGGACTTGGCGGGCGTGATTGTCGGCGAAGCGATCAAACCACCGGCCAAGCCCGTCACCAGCCCAACGCAGAAGCCGGTCACGCCGACGGTTTTCGGCAGCCAAATGGCGGCAACGAATTACGTTTTCGTGATCGACAATTCCAACAGCATGACCAAGGGCCGATTTGAAACGGCGCTCTATGAATTGATGTTGACGATCAACCAACTGACACCCAAACAGCGGTTCTATGTGATCTTCTACAGCGACACGGCCTATCCGATGATGCATCCGGATGCGGTGCTGAAGTTGGTTCCTGCGACCGACCGCAACAAGCAGTATCTGTTTCAGTGGTTGCAGACGGTGCCGCTGTGTTTGAAAACGAATGGGAAGGAAGCGATCGGGGCTGCATTCCGGCTTGAGCCTGACGTGATCTATGTGCTTGGCGACGGCGCGTTCACGGACAAAGCGGCCCAGTTCTATGCGTCGCGACCGAACCCGCGAGTGATCGTTCACACGCGAGGAATGGAAGTGAAGCCATCGGACGCGGTGGAGTTCAAGAAGCTAGCCAATGCCCACCGTGGAACTTACAAGGACGTAGGTGTTTCGCCTCAGGGAGTCCAGATGGCGAAACAGTATCCACGCCCACGAAACAATATCCGCGGACCTGTTTGGGGACTCACACTTCCGGTAACGGCCAACAAGAAATGA